One Spinacia oleracea cultivar Varoflay chromosome 4, BTI_SOV_V1, whole genome shotgun sequence DNA segment encodes these proteins:
- the LOC110788517 gene encoding uncharacterized protein yields the protein MLMHLVEKHLNLYLSLPIIVPAMRRVLSRHYLRVCPARRPNGVLVRNLESSQHTLASTHILDAVYASKYIYKCNSPVMQAFCESWCPTTNTLHTSVGEMSINLWDIYDLGGLPVTCLFYDEVVPSAVELEGSDDEHSLYLPYSCKYLFMALHYLSEKHKVTTITFETWCDFWFRGASKYFLASGNKKSVLPTLMKDFSSFIGPRSWSHKMYETFRILRIPEAHHRQTYLAAFLSCWLCAFVLPVSDLGCIRSGSFKPASFLASGKETSLAIPVLTSIYHGLSKISNSPTPGKHRESFPAQYVYVWTAKYFRSHHIVTYDFVGAPLVGIQGLDSVIKSPDAKSLVSSGKDFNWLANSIFGNSDEKREDDNHQPKQFTNFFISMRSCFLTLRFDNNYVVEPYSPHRFGRQFGFHQDVPGELVVQTQNITREHMYYLFQSSIRLHTRATFLVPCRTFNAQSRVTPSFTSWWESVISLTVASASKTPSPTNTRSKKRKGDGLNTQSKTQSKDKAAKSTTGSHRVRVRLPKSSAPPCPSKETSSKSAKDKSDRLASKVVRDGPSHDEHAGEKTVFDDIYVDGSESELSPEEMETLQSDANIEEELNACGNTFASFPGQDLMDDAIIDPKSPAATTSVREMINPRNNFTYSKEISFKKLWISLAEVKFSLDLSLPQVFLLLRASLLLLMLKT from the exons ATGTTAATGCATTTGGTGGAAAAACACCTAAACCTGTACTTGTCGCTTCCCATCATCGTCCCTGCGATGAGGCGTGTTCTTTCCAGACATTATCTACGCGTTTGTCCCGCAAGGAGACCAAATGGAGTTCTAGTCCGAAATTTGGAGTCGAGCCAACATACACTTGCTAGCACCCATATTCTTGATGCCGTCTATGCTTCTAAGTATATCTACAAGTGTAATTCTCCTGTCATGCAGGCTTTTTGCGAATCCTGGTGTCCTACGACAAATACCTTGCACACTTCAGTTGGAGAAATGTCAATCAATCTTTGGGACATATACGACCTTGGTGGGCTTCCCGTAACTTGCCTTTTTTATGACGAGGTCGTCCCTTCTGCAGTTGAATTGGAAGGCTCCGACGATGAGCACAGTCTATACCTCCCTTACAGTTGCAAATATTTGTTCATGGCTTTGCATTATCTTTCTGAGAAACACAAGGTGACAACTATAACGTTCGAGACTTGGTGTGATTTTTGGTTTCGCGGTGCATCAAAGTATTTCTTGGCATCTGGCAACAAGAAGTCTGTCCTTCCAACACTTATGAAAGACTTCAGTTCCTTTATTGGTCCTCGATCGTGGAGTCATAAGATGTACGAAACCTTTCGCATCCTACGGATTCCTGAAGCGCATCATCGACAAACATATTTGGCTGCctttctttcatgttggctttgtGCCTTTGTTTTGCCGGTGTCAGATTTGGGTTGCATCCGTTCTGGATCTTTCAAACCTGCGTCATTTCTTGCAAGTGGAAAAGAGACTTCTTTGGCGATCCCTGTTTTGACGAGCATCTACCACGGATTGAGCAAAATTTCGAATTCTCCTACCCCAGGCAAACATCGCGAGTCCTTCCCCGCACAATATGTGTATGTCTGGACCGCTAAGTACTTTCGGAGTCATCACATCGTCACCTACGATTTTGTTGGTGCTCCCCTGGTTGGAATTCAAGGCCTTGACTCTGTCATAAAGTCTCCAGATGCTAAATCGCTAGTTTCTTCGGGTAAGGATTTCAATTGGCTTGCTAACTCAATTTTTGGTAATTCAGATGAGAAGCGTGAAGACGACAACCATCAACCAAAGCAATTCACAAACTTCTTCATTAGCATGCGATCGTGTTTTCTGACCTTGAGGTTCGACAACAACTACGTGGTTGAGCCATACAGTCCTCATCGATTCGGTCGGCAATTCGGATTTCACCAAGATGTGCCAGGCGAATTAGTAGTCCAGACACAAAACATCACCCGAGAGCATATGTACTATCTTTTTCAATCCAGCATTCGTCTGCATACTAGGGCTACTTTTTTGGTCCCTTGCCGCACGTTTAATGCCCAATCTCGAGTCACTCCAAGCTTTACATCATGGTGGGAATCGGTTATTTCTTTAACTGTGGCTTCTGCTTCAAAAACTCCCAGCCCAACGAACACCAGGTCTAAAAAGAGAAAGGGTGACGGTCTTAATACTCAGTCGAAAACTCAGTCGAAAGACAAAGCTGCCAAGTCTACAACTGGCTCTCATAGGGTTAGAGTTAGGCTACCCAAAAGTTCCGCACCACCTTGTCCGTCTAAAGAAACGTCTTCCAAGAGTGCTAAGGATAAGAGCGACAGACTAGCTAGCAAAGTTGTCCGTGACGGGCCTTCTCATGACGAGCATGCGGGTGAGAAGACAGTGTTCGATGATATTTACGTCGACGGATCTGAATCAGAGCTATCTCCCGAAGAGATGGAG actCTTCAAAGTGACGCGAACATAGAAGAAGAGCTTAATGCGTGCGGGAATACATTTGCCTCATTTCCCGGACAAGATTTAATGGATGATGCTATTATTGACCCCAAATCTCCGGCGGCAACCACAAGTGTTcgggaaatgataaatccaaggaataaTTTCACTTATTCCAAGGAAATCAGCTTTAAAAAATTGTGGATTTCCTTGGCAGAAGTAaaattttccttggatttatcacttccccAAGTGTTCCTATTACTTCGAGCGAGTCTACTTCTTTTAATGCTCAAGACATGA